The DNA window GCGAGCTCTCCAGCCGATCCTTAAGGCTCAGGATTCGAATCTCAGTGGCCTGACCAACGCTGCCCCCGCAAGCACGTACGCTTGCGGGGGCGGCGCTGTTTTGTGGGATCCGGTGATGGTCGTCGAGTGGACGAGATGAACGCGTTCGGGTCAGCACGCGGAGCTACTCCGCGCGGAGTGAGACTTGGGGATCGACCGCCGCCGCCCGCCGGGCGGGCCGGTAACTCGCGAGCACTGCAACGCTTCCCAGGGTGACGGCGATGCCGCCGAAGAGGACCGGATCGAACGGGCCCACCCCCCGCAGCAGCAGCTGGAGCAGGCGCGCGATCCCACTGACCGCGATGCCACCGAGGATGATGCCGAGACCCACGATGCGGAGGCTCTGGACGACCACGAGGCGCGATACGTCTCTCGTCCGGGCGCCGACGGCCATGCGGATGCCGATCTCACGCGTGCGCCGCGCGACGTTGTAAGACATCACCCCATGCAGCCCCCAGGTGCCCAGGACCAGGGCCGCGGCCGCCACGGCACCGAAGACCACGGCCAGCCAGCGGAGCGGAGCGCGAAAACGTGCCAGGTAGGCTCCCACCGTCATCCCGCCGGCGAGTTCCGCCCCTGCCGCCGACCCACGAACCGCCTCCTGGATCGCCGGAAGGAGCGCCATCGGCTCGCCCTTCGTCCGCACCACCAGCCCCACGGTGCCGGGCGGGTGCTGCCAGGCGGACACATAGACCTGCGGCACCCCCTCGCCGCCCGATCCCACGCCCTCGGCCCGGATGTCCTCGACCACCCCCACGATGGTGTACCAGGTGCCGCCGAGGTTCGCGCGGTGGAACTGGACTTTTCGCCCCACCGCGATGCCCCTCAGCCTGAAGACGGACGCGAATGCCTGGTTGATGACGACCACGCCAGGCGCGCCCACGGTATCCGCCGCGCTGAACTCGCGCCCATGGACCACGCGAACGCCGAGGGTTCGGAAGAACCCGGGGCCCACCGCGTGATACCGGGCCGGCTTGACCCAGCCGGGCGCGGTCGGTCTGCCGGTGAGCGCGTGGACGAAATCGCTGTTCCCCAGCCCGACCCAGGCGCCCGTGGACCCGATGCTCGTATCCGCAACGCCCGCGATCGCCGCCACTCGGCGGAGCATGCCTTCGTAGGCGAGGTGGCGGTCTCCGGTGCTCAGGGCGCCCGCGTCCGGCAGACGCACCTCGGCCGTCAGCATGCCCCGCGCGTCGAAGCTCGCGGCGGGAACGTCCTCCGAAGAGGAGGCGAAGCCTCGGAGGAGTACCCCGGCGCTCGTGAGCAGGACCAGGACGGCGCCGATCTGCGCCACGGCGAGCGTATTCCTCATGAACGCCTCGCCACGGGTGGCCGTGGCGCGCCCGCCGCTGGTAAGGAACCCGCGCAAGTCGCGCCGCCAGGCGACGCTCACGGGGGAGAGCGAGGCCAGGAGCGGCACGAGCAGGAAGATGCCCGCCACGCCTCCGAGCAACACGACATCCGTCGCGCGATTTCCCCACGGCGGCGCGCCGCCCGGCCACGAGACGCGGACCGCATGAGCCGTGGCGACGCCGATCAGCAGACCCACTCCTCCGCCGAGCAGGGGCAGGTGGGCCCCGCCCCGAAGAAGGTCGTGCACCAGGCGGCCCTGGGTCGCTCCGAGTGCCGTACGCAGGGCGACCTCCCGCCGGCGCACCGCCGCCCGCGCGAGGGTCAGTGTTACGGCTTCGACCAGTGCGATGGCGAGAAGGAGCACGACCAGGGCAAGGAAGACCTGCAGCAGCACCCGCCATGCGCCGTCCTGGATATCCGGGATGGTCTGCCGCGAGGCCGTCCACCCGGAGAGCCAATCCGTCGCGAGGGAACCCTCGTCGAGGAGCGGGTCGATGTAGGGAGACGCGCGGAGCAGGCTGGAGCGGATGGCCCCGAGCAAGGGGATCCCCATGCCCAATCCAATCGCCAGGGCCAGCACCACCGGGACGGTGACTCCCGCGGTTTCCTCCACGGAGCGGGGCGCCCGCTGCGACGGCCGATCGCCGCCCGTCGTTTCTCCCCCGGTACGCCGCGCTGTACGTTGATGATGGATCACGCGCGTTGCTCCTCCCGGACGATGCGCCCATCGAGGATGTGGAGGGTGCGTCCGGCACGGTCGGCGTAGCGTGGGTCGTGGGTCACCAGGATGATGGTGGCGCCCTCGGTGTGCAGATCGGCGAGCAGGTCCATCACCGCGTCTCCGTTCGCGGAGTCGAGGTTGCCGGTCGGCTCGTCGGCGAGCAGCAGAGGGGGTGCTCCCACGAGTGCTCGCGCCACCGCCACGCGCTGCTGCTCGCCCCCGGAGAGCTCGGACGGATACTGATCCGCCAGGTCCGCCATTCCAACCCTCTCCAGGGCCGCCCACACCGACGCCTCCTGCGCCGCGCGTGGCACGCCGCGGTACGTCAGCGGAAGCTCTACGTTGTCGTAGGCCGTCAAATCGCCAATGAGGTTGAACGACTGGAAGATGAAGCCGATCTCACGGCCGCGGACCCGCGCCCGCTCGTGAAGACGGAGCGATGACACGGGTCGGCCGTCCAGGTGGTACTCGCCCGCGGTCGGCACGTCCAGCAGCCCCAGGATGGAAAGCAGGGTAGATTTGCCGCAGCCGGACGGCCCCGAGATCGCTACGTACTCGCCTTTCCACACGTCCAGGCTGATGTCGCTGAGCGCATGGGTCTCCGCCGACCGGGCGCGGAACACCTTCTGGACGCTTTCCAAGCGGACGAGCGCGTCGGGCGAGGGGTGGGGCGCACGCATATCAGGTGGGGTCCGGGTTCACGGCAAGGGACGCATGTCAGACGGCGGTTCGGGGTCAACCGTTGCTTCGAACGATATCGCTTCGTCTGGTGTAGCTGCGAGCAGGTGGACCGTTGAGCCCTCACGACCACGTCCATGAACCGGATGCGCGCGTTCTTCCTCTCCGCCGTCGTCCTTCTCGTCGGTTGCGCGCCGTGGCACCTGCAGGCCCGCGGTTCTTCTGCCCGGGAGGGCTACTTCGCGGGAGCCGATGGCGCATCGCTCTACTTTCAGGTGATCGGCGGCGGGCCGGACACGGTCGTTGTGGTGCACGGGTTCCAGGGCAACGGCAGCGGGTATCTCGCGCCCGACCTTGAGCGCCTGGCGCAGGGACGCACGCTCCTCGTCTACGACCAGCGCGGGGAGGGCAGGTCCGATTCGGTGCCGAGCCTGGAACCGCCCGGTCTGGAGGAGCACGTTCGGGATGTGGAGGCGCTTCGGCGGCACTTTGGGCTGGAGCGCCTGCGCCTGTTCGGCCACTCGGGGGGCGCGGCGATCGTCGTGCAGTACGCGGGCGTACATCCTGAGCACGTAGCGCAGGCGCTCCTGGTCGCGCCTCCCCCGCTCGTCGGCGCGGGCTACCGCGAGCTGACCGGGCAGCGGTTCTTCGCCCGGCTCGACAGCGTTACCTGGACGCGCATGCGTGCGCTGGAGGCAGGCATCGCGCAGGCCGAAAACCCCGCGTTCCTGTGCCGCGAGATCATCGCAACGACGCTTCCGCGTGCGTTCCTGGCCGACTCGACGGCGCTGGGGCGGATGCGCGGCGACTTCTGCGGCGCGCCGGCCGACCGGCTGCGGACCCGCGCGGCTCGCCGGGATGCCTTCCTGAGGTCTCAACAGGGCAGGGACTGGGGTCCCATCCTGGAGCGGATCCGCGTC is part of the Longimicrobium sp. genome and encodes:
- a CDS encoding FtsX-like permease family protein; this translates as MIHHQRTARRTGGETTGGDRPSQRAPRSVEETAGVTVPVVLALAIGLGMGIPLLGAIRSSLLRASPYIDPLLDEGSLATDWLSGWTASRQTIPDIQDGAWRVLLQVFLALVVLLLAIALVEAVTLTLARAAVRRREVALRTALGATQGRLVHDLLRGGAHLPLLGGGVGLLIGVATAHAVRVSWPGGAPPWGNRATDVVLLGGVAGIFLLVPLLASLSPVSVAWRRDLRGFLTSGGRATATRGEAFMRNTLAVAQIGAVLVLLTSAGVLLRGFASSSEDVPAASFDARGMLTAEVRLPDAGALSTGDRHLAYEGMLRRVAAIAGVADTSIGSTGAWVGLGNSDFVHALTGRPTAPGWVKPARYHAVGPGFFRTLGVRVVHGREFSAADTVGAPGVVVINQAFASVFRLRGIAVGRKVQFHRANLGGTWYTIVGVVEDIRAEGVGSGGEGVPQVYVSAWQHPPGTVGLVVRTKGEPMALLPAIQEAVRGSAAGAELAGGMTVGAYLARFRAPLRWLAVVFGAVAAAALVLGTWGLHGVMSYNVARRTREIGIRMAVGARTRDVSRLVVVQSLRIVGLGIILGGIAVSGIARLLQLLLRGVGPFDPVLFGGIAVTLGSVAVLASYRPARRAAAVDPQVSLRAE
- a CDS encoding ABC transporter ATP-binding protein → MRAPHPSPDALVRLESVQKVFRARSAETHALSDISLDVWKGEYVAISGPSGCGKSTLLSILGLLDVPTAGEYHLDGRPVSSLRLHERARVRGREIGFIFQSFNLIGDLTAYDNVELPLTYRGVPRAAQEASVWAALERVGMADLADQYPSELSGGEQQRVAVARALVGAPPLLLADEPTGNLDSANGDAVMDLLADLHTEGATIILVTHDPRYADRAGRTLHILDGRIVREEQRA
- a CDS encoding alpha/beta hydrolase, translated to MNRMRAFFLSAVVLLVGCAPWHLQARGSSAREGYFAGADGASLYFQVIGGGPDTVVVVHGFQGNGSGYLAPDLERLAQGRTLLVYDQRGEGRSDSVPSLEPPGLEEHVRDVEALRRHFGLERLRLFGHSGGAAIVVQYAGVHPEHVAQALLVAPPPLVGAGYRELTGQRFFARLDSVTWTRMRALEAGIAQAENPAFLCREIIATTLPRAFLADSTALGRMRGDFCGAPADRLRTRAARRDAFLRSQQGRDWGPILERIRVPVLIIHGEQDAIPAESARELARALADGRVLILPGADHLPWLDRPEQFFSAADAFFSGGR